The following coding sequences are from one Triticum aestivum cultivar Chinese Spring chromosome 5A, IWGSC CS RefSeq v2.1, whole genome shotgun sequence window:
- the LOC123101706 gene encoding uncharacterized protein — translation MTDDVEVPAADTSTAQNHHPTSRSTGVGRASLGPTKDEEQHAGGDPNPPHHDGHGNLSQAAANDNFPKCCDKCDSWSGYQFCDDVGPRCRHGCANCQVVQMRPVKTFRCGDGRPVFDGQGTPPPCPPPCKKH, via the exons ATGACGGATGATGTTGAGGTGCCTGCTGCTG ACACAAGCACAGCACAAAACCATCATCCCACGAGCAGATCGACAGGAGTGGGAAGAGCAAGTTTAGGACCAACCAAGGATGAAGAGCAGCACGCTGGTGGCGATCCTAATCCTCCACACCATGACGGTCATGGGAACCTCTCACAGGCCGCCGCTAACG ATAACTTCCCCAAGTGCTGCGACAAGTGCGACTCCTGGTCGGGGTACCAGTTCTGTGACGACGTCGGCCCCAGGTGCCGCCACGGCTGCGCCAACTGCCAGGTGGTGCAGATGAGGCCCGTGAAGACGTTCCGGTGTGGAGATGGACGCCCCGTCTTCGACGGGCAGGGCACGCCCCCGCCCTGCCCGCCGCCGTGCAAAAAGCACTGA
- the LOC123101707 gene encoding uncharacterized protein, with protein MKSGTLVAILLLQTVVVMGILAHSQAADADDDFPKCCDHCNSWSGAQFCDDVGPRCRDGCVNCRVVQTRPVKTFRSGVEMDAPPSRTFPARRRAKTTDRSTSSHGFGRDITEFGRRPLFNMFGQVFETSSSFNY; from the exons ATGAAGAGTGGCACGCTGGTGGCGATCCTACTTCTCCAGACCGTCGTGGTCATGGGGATCCTCGCACACTCACAGGCCGCGGACGCGGACG ACGATTTCCCCAAGTGCTGCGACCACTGCAACTCCTGGTCGGGGGCCCAATTCTGCGACGACGTGGGCCCCAGGTGCCGCGACGGCTGCGTCAACTGCCGCGTGGTGCAGACGCGCCCCGTGAAGACGTTCCGTTCCGGTGTGGAGATGGACGCTCCGCCTTCCCGTACATTCCCTGCCCGCCGCCGTGCAAAAACAACTGATCGCTCCACCTCATCACACG GTTTTGGCAGAGACATCACG GAATTTGGGAGAAGGCCACTCTTCAACATGTTTGGACAAGTTTTTGAAACTTCATCAAGTTTCAACTACTGA